From a single Gadus morhua chromosome 3, gadMor3.0, whole genome shotgun sequence genomic region:
- the LOC115541044 gene encoding oxysterol-binding protein 1 isoform X6 — MSCYLKVCSITELTGAASCCSTLYVEGTKLTLASAENKIAFNGRALRAKDHKLTPRGLEMSEPKSPTPTPGDTYKGWLFKWTNYIKGYQRRWFVLSNGLLSYYRTQAEMGHTCRGTINLATANIAVEDSCNFVISNGGAQTYHLKASSEVERQRWITALELAKAKAVHMQAESGEIEGKPLNSPLYIRLLNDYAHTFFSTDDSGDEGPTSPPTSAPSGSSRNMEVQSTLRTLGCKVEDLCTCNDLITKHGTALQRSLSELEGLSIQGPMGDKIKQVTERATLFRITSNAMINACRDFLGLAQTHSKRWQKALQAERDQRVRLEETLEQLAKQHNHLERAFRGATVLPSSLSNSAMDNKGSSDSGKGDASDEDDENEFFDAMEDPSAFITVPADPKYHRRSGSNASGISCSDLGMDDQSFDEQSLTSNPESPQSLELEPVRQRRTRVPDKPNYSLNLWSIMKNCIGKELSKIPMPVNFNEPLSMLQRLSEDLEYYELLDKAAKCQSSLEQLCYVAAFTVSSYSTTVHRTGKPFNPLLGETYELDRLKECGYRSLCEQVSHHPPAAAHHAVSDRGWTLRQEISLASKFRGKYLSIMPLGSIQCLFEKSNNHYSWKKVTTTVHNIIVGKLWIDQSGEIDVVNHQTGDRCHLKFAPYSYFSRDVARKVTGVVTDKDGKAHFVLSGTWDEKMEFSRVMQSSKGENGTEGKQRTVYQTLKSKEIWKKNPLPEGADTMYYFSCLALTLNELEEGVAPTDSRQRPDQRLMEAGRWDEANAEKQRLEEKQRTVRRERAAAVVAGPPEEGEGEGEAEAEAETDETGTEASENSNETNPEDSPPNTPLASYQGPHPSYLSEGLEDPYGAPIKCAQHIDNYEALWFKKIDDPVSGESLHVYKGGYWDAKEEGSWDMCPDIF; from the exons ATGTCATGTTATTTAAAGGTTTGCTCTATAACGGAACTAACTGGTGCGGCTAGCTGTTGCAGTACACTTTATGTGGAAGgtactaagctaacattagcatCAGCTGAAAATAAGATCGCGTTTAATGGCCGAGCTCTAAG GGCGAAGGACCACAAATTAACGCCAAGAGGTTTAGAGATGTCGGAACCTAAATCACCTACCCCTACCCCTGGCGACACGTACAAGGGTTGGCTCTTCAAATGGACCAACTACATAAAAGGTTACCAGCGGCGGTGGTTTGTTTTGAGTAATGGCCTTCTGTCTTATTACAG AACCCAGGCAGAGATGGGACACACATGTAGAGGGACCATCAACTTGGCCACGGCCAACATTGCTGTGGAGGACTCTTGTAACTTTGTAATTTCAAATGGCGGGGCCCAGACCTACCACCTGAAGGCCAGCTCGGAGGTGGAGCGGCAGCGCTGGATCACCGCGCTGGAGCTGGCCAAGGCCAAAGCAGTCCACATGCAGGCCGAGTCCGGTGAGATTGAGGGGAAACCATTGAATAGTCCCTTGTACATAAGGCTCTTGAATGATTATGCTCATACTTTTTTTTCCACAGACGATTCTGGCGACGAAGGTCCCACATCGCCGCCTACCTCCGCACCAAGCGGAAGCAGTCGAAATATGGAGGTCCAGTCGACTCTTCGCACACTGGGCTGTAAGGTGGAGGATCTTTGCACCTGCAATGACCTCATCACCAAGCATGGCACTGCTCTGCAAAG GTCCTTGTCAGAGTTGGAAGGGCTCAGCATACAGGGGCCCATGGGCGACAAAATCAAACAGGTGACGGAGAGAGCCACGCTGTTCCGCATCACCTCCAACGCCATGATCAAC GCGTGTAGAGACTTCCTCGGCCTGGCCCAGACCCACAGCAAGCGCTGGCAGAAAGCCCTGCAGGCGGAGCGGGACCAGAGAGTACGTCTGGAGGAaaccctggagcagctggctaAGCAGCACAACCACCTAGAGAGGGCCTTCAGAGGGGCCACAGTGCTGCCCTCTTCGCTCAGCAACTCAGCCATGGACAACAAGG GGTCTAGCGACTCAGGAAAGGGGGACGCCAGTGATGAGGATGACGAGAACGAGTTCTTTGATGCCATGGAAGACCCTTCAGCCTTTATCACTGTCCCCGCCGACCCTAAATACCATAG GAGGTCTGGCAGCAACGCTAGTGGGATAAGTTGCAGTGACCTTGGAATGGACGATCAGTCG TTTGATGAACAGTCTCTGACATCCAATCCCGAGTCTCCCCAATCTCTGGAGTTGGAGCCAGTCAGGCAGAGGCGGACCCGTGTTCCAGACAAGCCCAATTACTCCCTCAACCTATGGAGCATCATGAAGAACTGCATTGGCAAAGAGCTGTCAAAGATACCCATGCCC GTCAACTTCAACGAGCCTCTGTCCATGCTTCAACGCCTCTCGGAGGACCTGGAGTACTACGAGCTCCTCGACAAGGCGGCCAAATGCCAGAGCtccctggagcagctgtgcTACGTGGCGGCCTTCACCGTCTCCTCGTACTCCACCACGGTGCACCGCACGGGGAAGCCCTTCAACCCCCTGCTGGGGGAGACGTACGAGCTGGACCGGCTCAAGGAGTGCGGCTACCGTTCCCTGTGTGAACAG GTGAGCCACCACCCCCCTGCCGCGGCCCACCATGCTGTCTCAGATCGGGGCTGGACCCTCAGACAGGAGATCTCCCTGGCCAGCAAGTTCAGAGGGAAATACCTCTCCATCATGCCTTTGG GGTCCATCCAGTGCTTATTTGAGAAGAGTAACAACCATTACTCTTGGAAGAAGGTTACCACTACAGTGCATAACATCATCGTGGGGAAACTGTGGATTGACCAG TCCGGAGAGATAGACGTGGTGAACCACCAGACAGGAGATCGCTGCCACCTCAAGTTCGCCCCCTACAGCTACTTCTCCAGAGATGTGGCCAGAAAG GTCACGGGTGTGGTGACAGACAAGGACGGTAAGGCCCACTTCGTTCTGTCCGGGACGTGGGACGAGAAGATGGAGTTCTCCAGAGTGATGCAGAGCAGCAAAGGAGAGAACGGCACGGAGGGCAAACAGAGGACCGTGTACCAGACGCTGAAGTCCAAAGAGATCTGGAAGAAGAACCCTCTGCC ggagggaGCGGACACCATGTACTACTTCTCCTGCCTGGCGCTGACCCTGAACGAGCTGGAGGAGGGCGTGGCGCCCACCGACAGCCGGCAGCGGCCCGACCAGCGGCTGATGGAGGCGGGCCGCTGGGACGAGGCCAACGCCGAGAAGCAGCGGCTGGAGGAGAAGCAGCGCACGGTCCGCCGCGAGAGGGCGGCCGCCGTGGTCGCCGGCCCCcccgaggagggggagggtgagggggaggctgaggctgagg CCGAGACAGATGAAACTGGCACGGAAGCAAGTGAGAATTCAAACGAAA CAAACCCAGAGGATTCTCCGCCTAACACGCCTCTTGCAT CTTATCAAGGACCACACCCATCCTATCTAT CCGAAGGCTTGGAAGATCCCTATGGTGCGCCCATCAAAT GTGCCCAGCACATCGATAACTATGAAGCACTTTGGTTCAAGAAGATAGACGACCCCGTCTCGGGAGAGAGCTTGCACGTCTACAAAGGAGGCTACTGGGACGCCAAGGAAGAAGGATCCTGGGACATGTGTCCTGACATCTTCTGA
- the LOC115541044 gene encoding oxysterol-binding protein 1 isoform X7 — MSCYLKVCSITELTGAASCCSTLYVEGTKLTLASAENKIAFNGRALRAKDHKLTPRGLEMSEPKSPTPTPGDTYKGWLFKWTNYIKGYQRRWFVLSNGLLSYYRTQAEMGHTCRGTINLATANIAVEDSCNFVISNGGAQTYHLKASSEVERQRWITALELAKAKAVHMQAESDDSGDEGPTSPPTSAPSGSSRNMEVQSTLRTLGCKVEDLCTCNDLITKHGTALQRSLSELEGLSIQGPMGDKIKQVTERATLFRITSNAMINACRDFLGLAQTHSKRWQKALQAERDQRVRLEETLEQLAKQHNHLERAFRGATVLPSSLSNSAMDNKGSSDSGKGDASDEDDENEFFDAMEDPSAFITVPADPKYHRRSGSNASGISCSDLGMDDQSFDEQSLTSNPESPQSLELEPVRQRRTRVPDKPNYSLNLWSIMKNCIGKELSKIPMPVNFNEPLSMLQRLSEDLEYYELLDKAAKCQSSLEQLCYVAAFTVSSYSTTVHRTGKPFNPLLGETYELDRLKECGYRSLCEQVSHHPPAAAHHAVSDRGWTLRQEISLASKFRGKYLSIMPLGSIQCLFEKSNNHYSWKKVTTTVHNIIVGKLWIDQSGEIDVVNHQTGDRCHLKFAPYSYFSRDVARKVTGVVTDKDGKAHFVLSGTWDEKMEFSRVMQSSKGENGTEGKQRTVYQTLKSKEIWKKNPLPEGADTMYYFSCLALTLNELEEGVAPTDSRQRPDQRLMEAGRWDEANAEKQRLEEKQRTVRRERAAAVVAGPPEEGEGEGEAEAEAVSEDGETNPALKSETDETGTEASENSNETNPEDSPPNTPLACKYHLMIPHFCLKCSFCQCLVFFYIKSLTVLFVSICPKHAFQTILSDSLSRTTPILSIRRLGRSLWCAHQMCPAHR, encoded by the exons ATGTCATGTTATTTAAAGGTTTGCTCTATAACGGAACTAACTGGTGCGGCTAGCTGTTGCAGTACACTTTATGTGGAAGgtactaagctaacattagcatCAGCTGAAAATAAGATCGCGTTTAATGGCCGAGCTCTAAG GGCGAAGGACCACAAATTAACGCCAAGAGGTTTAGAGATGTCGGAACCTAAATCACCTACCCCTACCCCTGGCGACACGTACAAGGGTTGGCTCTTCAAATGGACCAACTACATAAAAGGTTACCAGCGGCGGTGGTTTGTTTTGAGTAATGGCCTTCTGTCTTATTACAG AACCCAGGCAGAGATGGGACACACATGTAGAGGGACCATCAACTTGGCCACGGCCAACATTGCTGTGGAGGACTCTTGTAACTTTGTAATTTCAAATGGCGGGGCCCAGACCTACCACCTGAAGGCCAGCTCGGAGGTGGAGCGGCAGCGCTGGATCACCGCGCTGGAGCTGGCCAAGGCCAAAGCAGTCCACATGCAGGCCGAGTCCG ACGATTCTGGCGACGAAGGTCCCACATCGCCGCCTACCTCCGCACCAAGCGGAAGCAGTCGAAATATGGAGGTCCAGTCGACTCTTCGCACACTGGGCTGTAAGGTGGAGGATCTTTGCACCTGCAATGACCTCATCACCAAGCATGGCACTGCTCTGCAAAG GTCCTTGTCAGAGTTGGAAGGGCTCAGCATACAGGGGCCCATGGGCGACAAAATCAAACAGGTGACGGAGAGAGCCACGCTGTTCCGCATCACCTCCAACGCCATGATCAAC GCGTGTAGAGACTTCCTCGGCCTGGCCCAGACCCACAGCAAGCGCTGGCAGAAAGCCCTGCAGGCGGAGCGGGACCAGAGAGTACGTCTGGAGGAaaccctggagcagctggctaAGCAGCACAACCACCTAGAGAGGGCCTTCAGAGGGGCCACAGTGCTGCCCTCTTCGCTCAGCAACTCAGCCATGGACAACAAGG GGTCTAGCGACTCAGGAAAGGGGGACGCCAGTGATGAGGATGACGAGAACGAGTTCTTTGATGCCATGGAAGACCCTTCAGCCTTTATCACTGTCCCCGCCGACCCTAAATACCATAG GAGGTCTGGCAGCAACGCTAGTGGGATAAGTTGCAGTGACCTTGGAATGGACGATCAGTCG TTTGATGAACAGTCTCTGACATCCAATCCCGAGTCTCCCCAATCTCTGGAGTTGGAGCCAGTCAGGCAGAGGCGGACCCGTGTTCCAGACAAGCCCAATTACTCCCTCAACCTATGGAGCATCATGAAGAACTGCATTGGCAAAGAGCTGTCAAAGATACCCATGCCC GTCAACTTCAACGAGCCTCTGTCCATGCTTCAACGCCTCTCGGAGGACCTGGAGTACTACGAGCTCCTCGACAAGGCGGCCAAATGCCAGAGCtccctggagcagctgtgcTACGTGGCGGCCTTCACCGTCTCCTCGTACTCCACCACGGTGCACCGCACGGGGAAGCCCTTCAACCCCCTGCTGGGGGAGACGTACGAGCTGGACCGGCTCAAGGAGTGCGGCTACCGTTCCCTGTGTGAACAG GTGAGCCACCACCCCCCTGCCGCGGCCCACCATGCTGTCTCAGATCGGGGCTGGACCCTCAGACAGGAGATCTCCCTGGCCAGCAAGTTCAGAGGGAAATACCTCTCCATCATGCCTTTGG GGTCCATCCAGTGCTTATTTGAGAAGAGTAACAACCATTACTCTTGGAAGAAGGTTACCACTACAGTGCATAACATCATCGTGGGGAAACTGTGGATTGACCAG TCCGGAGAGATAGACGTGGTGAACCACCAGACAGGAGATCGCTGCCACCTCAAGTTCGCCCCCTACAGCTACTTCTCCAGAGATGTGGCCAGAAAG GTCACGGGTGTGGTGACAGACAAGGACGGTAAGGCCCACTTCGTTCTGTCCGGGACGTGGGACGAGAAGATGGAGTTCTCCAGAGTGATGCAGAGCAGCAAAGGAGAGAACGGCACGGAGGGCAAACAGAGGACCGTGTACCAGACGCTGAAGTCCAAAGAGATCTGGAAGAAGAACCCTCTGCC ggagggaGCGGACACCATGTACTACTTCTCCTGCCTGGCGCTGACCCTGAACGAGCTGGAGGAGGGCGTGGCGCCCACCGACAGCCGGCAGCGGCCCGACCAGCGGCTGATGGAGGCGGGCCGCTGGGACGAGGCCAACGCCGAGAAGCAGCGGCTGGAGGAGAAGCAGCGCACGGTCCGCCGCGAGAGGGCGGCCGCCGTGGTCGCCGGCCCCcccgaggagggggagggtgagggggaggctgaggctgagg CTGTCAGTGAGGATGGCGAAACTAACCCAGCTTTGAAAT CCGAGACAGATGAAACTGGCACGGAAGCAAGTGAGAATTCAAACGAAA CAAACCCAGAGGATTCTCCGCCTAACACGCCTCTTGCATGCAAGTACCATCTCATGATTCCCCACTTTTGTCTTAAATGTTCCTTCTGTCAATGTCTCGTTTTTTTCTATATCAAATCACTCACGGTCCTTTTTGTGTCCATTTGTCCCAAACATGCCTTCCAAACTATTCTTTCTGACAGCTTATCAAGGACCACACCCATCCTATCTAT CCGAAGGCTTGGAAGATCCCTATGGTGCGCCCATCAAAT GTGCCCAGCACATCGATAA
- the LOC115541044 gene encoding oxysterol-binding protein 1 isoform X3 produces MSCYLKVCSITELTGAASCCSTLYVEGTKLTLASAENKIAFNGRALRAKDHKLTPRGLEMSEPKSPTPTPGDTYKGWLFKWTNYIKGYQRRWFVLSNGLLSYYRTQAEMGHTCRGTINLATANIAVEDSCNFVISNGGAQTYHLKASSEVERQRWITALELAKAKAVHMQAESGEIEGKPLNSPLYIRLLNDYAHTFFSTDDSGDEGPTSPPTSAPSGSSRNMEVQSTLRTLGCKVEDLCTCNDLITKHGTALQRSLSELEGLSIQGPMGDKIKQVTERATLFRITSNAMINACRDFLGLAQTHSKRWQKALQAERDQRVRLEETLEQLAKQHNHLERAFRGATVLPSSLSNSAMDNKGSSDSGKGDASDEDDENEFFDAMEDPSAFITVPADPKYHRRSGSNASGISCSDLGMDDQSFDEQSLTSNPESPQSLELEPVRQRRTRVPDKPNYSLNLWSIMKNCIGKELSKIPMPVNFNEPLSMLQRLSEDLEYYELLDKAAKCQSSLEQLCYVAAFTVSSYSTTVHRTGKPFNPLLGETYELDRLKECGYRSLCEQVSHHPPAAAHHAVSDRGWTLRQEISLASKFRGKYLSIMPLGSIQCLFEKSNNHYSWKKVTTTVHNIIVGKLWIDQSGEIDVVNHQTGDRCHLKFAPYSYFSRDVARKVTGVVTDKDGKAHFVLSGTWDEKMEFSRVMQSSKGENGTEGKQRTVYQTLKSKEIWKKNPLPEGADTMYYFSCLALTLNELEEGVAPTDSRQRPDQRLMEAGRWDEANAEKQRLEEKQRTVRRERAAAVVAGPPEEGEGEGEAEAEAVSEDGETNPALKSETDETGTEASENSNETNPEDSPPNTPLACKYHLMIPHFCLKCSFCQCLVFFYIKSLTVLFVSICPKHAFQTILSDSLSRTTPILSMCPAHR; encoded by the exons ATGTCATGTTATTTAAAGGTTTGCTCTATAACGGAACTAACTGGTGCGGCTAGCTGTTGCAGTACACTTTATGTGGAAGgtactaagctaacattagcatCAGCTGAAAATAAGATCGCGTTTAATGGCCGAGCTCTAAG GGCGAAGGACCACAAATTAACGCCAAGAGGTTTAGAGATGTCGGAACCTAAATCACCTACCCCTACCCCTGGCGACACGTACAAGGGTTGGCTCTTCAAATGGACCAACTACATAAAAGGTTACCAGCGGCGGTGGTTTGTTTTGAGTAATGGCCTTCTGTCTTATTACAG AACCCAGGCAGAGATGGGACACACATGTAGAGGGACCATCAACTTGGCCACGGCCAACATTGCTGTGGAGGACTCTTGTAACTTTGTAATTTCAAATGGCGGGGCCCAGACCTACCACCTGAAGGCCAGCTCGGAGGTGGAGCGGCAGCGCTGGATCACCGCGCTGGAGCTGGCCAAGGCCAAAGCAGTCCACATGCAGGCCGAGTCCGGTGAGATTGAGGGGAAACCATTGAATAGTCCCTTGTACATAAGGCTCTTGAATGATTATGCTCATACTTTTTTTTCCACAGACGATTCTGGCGACGAAGGTCCCACATCGCCGCCTACCTCCGCACCAAGCGGAAGCAGTCGAAATATGGAGGTCCAGTCGACTCTTCGCACACTGGGCTGTAAGGTGGAGGATCTTTGCACCTGCAATGACCTCATCACCAAGCATGGCACTGCTCTGCAAAG GTCCTTGTCAGAGTTGGAAGGGCTCAGCATACAGGGGCCCATGGGCGACAAAATCAAACAGGTGACGGAGAGAGCCACGCTGTTCCGCATCACCTCCAACGCCATGATCAAC GCGTGTAGAGACTTCCTCGGCCTGGCCCAGACCCACAGCAAGCGCTGGCAGAAAGCCCTGCAGGCGGAGCGGGACCAGAGAGTACGTCTGGAGGAaaccctggagcagctggctaAGCAGCACAACCACCTAGAGAGGGCCTTCAGAGGGGCCACAGTGCTGCCCTCTTCGCTCAGCAACTCAGCCATGGACAACAAGG GGTCTAGCGACTCAGGAAAGGGGGACGCCAGTGATGAGGATGACGAGAACGAGTTCTTTGATGCCATGGAAGACCCTTCAGCCTTTATCACTGTCCCCGCCGACCCTAAATACCATAG GAGGTCTGGCAGCAACGCTAGTGGGATAAGTTGCAGTGACCTTGGAATGGACGATCAGTCG TTTGATGAACAGTCTCTGACATCCAATCCCGAGTCTCCCCAATCTCTGGAGTTGGAGCCAGTCAGGCAGAGGCGGACCCGTGTTCCAGACAAGCCCAATTACTCCCTCAACCTATGGAGCATCATGAAGAACTGCATTGGCAAAGAGCTGTCAAAGATACCCATGCCC GTCAACTTCAACGAGCCTCTGTCCATGCTTCAACGCCTCTCGGAGGACCTGGAGTACTACGAGCTCCTCGACAAGGCGGCCAAATGCCAGAGCtccctggagcagctgtgcTACGTGGCGGCCTTCACCGTCTCCTCGTACTCCACCACGGTGCACCGCACGGGGAAGCCCTTCAACCCCCTGCTGGGGGAGACGTACGAGCTGGACCGGCTCAAGGAGTGCGGCTACCGTTCCCTGTGTGAACAG GTGAGCCACCACCCCCCTGCCGCGGCCCACCATGCTGTCTCAGATCGGGGCTGGACCCTCAGACAGGAGATCTCCCTGGCCAGCAAGTTCAGAGGGAAATACCTCTCCATCATGCCTTTGG GGTCCATCCAGTGCTTATTTGAGAAGAGTAACAACCATTACTCTTGGAAGAAGGTTACCACTACAGTGCATAACATCATCGTGGGGAAACTGTGGATTGACCAG TCCGGAGAGATAGACGTGGTGAACCACCAGACAGGAGATCGCTGCCACCTCAAGTTCGCCCCCTACAGCTACTTCTCCAGAGATGTGGCCAGAAAG GTCACGGGTGTGGTGACAGACAAGGACGGTAAGGCCCACTTCGTTCTGTCCGGGACGTGGGACGAGAAGATGGAGTTCTCCAGAGTGATGCAGAGCAGCAAAGGAGAGAACGGCACGGAGGGCAAACAGAGGACCGTGTACCAGACGCTGAAGTCCAAAGAGATCTGGAAGAAGAACCCTCTGCC ggagggaGCGGACACCATGTACTACTTCTCCTGCCTGGCGCTGACCCTGAACGAGCTGGAGGAGGGCGTGGCGCCCACCGACAGCCGGCAGCGGCCCGACCAGCGGCTGATGGAGGCGGGCCGCTGGGACGAGGCCAACGCCGAGAAGCAGCGGCTGGAGGAGAAGCAGCGCACGGTCCGCCGCGAGAGGGCGGCCGCCGTGGTCGCCGGCCCCcccgaggagggggagggtgagggggaggctgaggctgagg CTGTCAGTGAGGATGGCGAAACTAACCCAGCTTTGAAAT CCGAGACAGATGAAACTGGCACGGAAGCAAGTGAGAATTCAAACGAAA CAAACCCAGAGGATTCTCCGCCTAACACGCCTCTTGCATGCAAGTACCATCTCATGATTCCCCACTTTTGTCTTAAATGTTCCTTCTGTCAATGTCTCGTTTTTTTCTATATCAAATCACTCACGGTCCTTTTTGTGTCCATTTGTCCCAAACATGCCTTCCAAACTATTCTTTCTGACAGCTTATCAAGGACCACACCCATCCTATCTAT GTGCCCAGCACATCGATAA
- the LOC115541044 gene encoding oxysterol-binding protein 1 isoform X4, translating into MSCYLKVCSITELTGAASCCSTLYVEGTKLTLASAENKIAFNGRALRAKDHKLTPRGLEMSEPKSPTPTPGDTYKGWLFKWTNYIKGYQRRWFVLSNGLLSYYRTQAEMGHTCRGTINLATANIAVEDSCNFVISNGGAQTYHLKASSEVERQRWITALELAKAKAVHMQAESGEIEGKPLNSPLYIRLLNDYAHTFFSTDDSGDEGPTSPPTSAPSGSSRNMEVQSTLRTLGCKVEDLCTCNDLITKHGTALQRSLSELEGLSIQGPMGDKIKQVTERATLFRITSNAMINACRDFLGLAQTHSKRWQKALQAERDQRVRLEETLEQLAKQHNHLERAFRGATVLPSSLSNSAMDNKGSSDSGKGDASDEDDENEFFDAMEDPSAFITVPADPKYHRRSGSNASGISCSDLGMDDQSFDEQSLTSNPESPQSLELEPVRQRRTRVPDKPNYSLNLWSIMKNCIGKELSKIPMPVNFNEPLSMLQRLSEDLEYYELLDKAAKCQSSLEQLCYVAAFTVSSYSTTVHRTGKPFNPLLGETYELDRLKECGYRSLCEQVSHHPPAAAHHAVSDRGWTLRQEISLASKFRGKYLSIMPLGSIQCLFEKSNNHYSWKKVTTTVHNIIVGKLWIDQSGEIDVVNHQTGDRCHLKFAPYSYFSRDVARKVTGVVTDKDGKAHFVLSGTWDEKMEFSRVMQSSKGENGTEGKQRTVYQTLKSKEIWKKNPLPEGADTMYYFSCLALTLNELEEGVAPTDSRQRPDQRLMEAGRWDEANAEKQRLEEKQRTVRRERAAAVVAGPPEEGEGEGEAEAEAETDETGTEASENSNETNPEDSPPNTPLACKYHLMIPHFCLKCSFCQCLVFFYIKSLTVLFVSICPKHAFQTILSDSLSRTTPILSIRRLGRSLWCAHQMCPAHR; encoded by the exons ATGTCATGTTATTTAAAGGTTTGCTCTATAACGGAACTAACTGGTGCGGCTAGCTGTTGCAGTACACTTTATGTGGAAGgtactaagctaacattagcatCAGCTGAAAATAAGATCGCGTTTAATGGCCGAGCTCTAAG GGCGAAGGACCACAAATTAACGCCAAGAGGTTTAGAGATGTCGGAACCTAAATCACCTACCCCTACCCCTGGCGACACGTACAAGGGTTGGCTCTTCAAATGGACCAACTACATAAAAGGTTACCAGCGGCGGTGGTTTGTTTTGAGTAATGGCCTTCTGTCTTATTACAG AACCCAGGCAGAGATGGGACACACATGTAGAGGGACCATCAACTTGGCCACGGCCAACATTGCTGTGGAGGACTCTTGTAACTTTGTAATTTCAAATGGCGGGGCCCAGACCTACCACCTGAAGGCCAGCTCGGAGGTGGAGCGGCAGCGCTGGATCACCGCGCTGGAGCTGGCCAAGGCCAAAGCAGTCCACATGCAGGCCGAGTCCGGTGAGATTGAGGGGAAACCATTGAATAGTCCCTTGTACATAAGGCTCTTGAATGATTATGCTCATACTTTTTTTTCCACAGACGATTCTGGCGACGAAGGTCCCACATCGCCGCCTACCTCCGCACCAAGCGGAAGCAGTCGAAATATGGAGGTCCAGTCGACTCTTCGCACACTGGGCTGTAAGGTGGAGGATCTTTGCACCTGCAATGACCTCATCACCAAGCATGGCACTGCTCTGCAAAG GTCCTTGTCAGAGTTGGAAGGGCTCAGCATACAGGGGCCCATGGGCGACAAAATCAAACAGGTGACGGAGAGAGCCACGCTGTTCCGCATCACCTCCAACGCCATGATCAAC GCGTGTAGAGACTTCCTCGGCCTGGCCCAGACCCACAGCAAGCGCTGGCAGAAAGCCCTGCAGGCGGAGCGGGACCAGAGAGTACGTCTGGAGGAaaccctggagcagctggctaAGCAGCACAACCACCTAGAGAGGGCCTTCAGAGGGGCCACAGTGCTGCCCTCTTCGCTCAGCAACTCAGCCATGGACAACAAGG GGTCTAGCGACTCAGGAAAGGGGGACGCCAGTGATGAGGATGACGAGAACGAGTTCTTTGATGCCATGGAAGACCCTTCAGCCTTTATCACTGTCCCCGCCGACCCTAAATACCATAG GAGGTCTGGCAGCAACGCTAGTGGGATAAGTTGCAGTGACCTTGGAATGGACGATCAGTCG TTTGATGAACAGTCTCTGACATCCAATCCCGAGTCTCCCCAATCTCTGGAGTTGGAGCCAGTCAGGCAGAGGCGGACCCGTGTTCCAGACAAGCCCAATTACTCCCTCAACCTATGGAGCATCATGAAGAACTGCATTGGCAAAGAGCTGTCAAAGATACCCATGCCC GTCAACTTCAACGAGCCTCTGTCCATGCTTCAACGCCTCTCGGAGGACCTGGAGTACTACGAGCTCCTCGACAAGGCGGCCAAATGCCAGAGCtccctggagcagctgtgcTACGTGGCGGCCTTCACCGTCTCCTCGTACTCCACCACGGTGCACCGCACGGGGAAGCCCTTCAACCCCCTGCTGGGGGAGACGTACGAGCTGGACCGGCTCAAGGAGTGCGGCTACCGTTCCCTGTGTGAACAG GTGAGCCACCACCCCCCTGCCGCGGCCCACCATGCTGTCTCAGATCGGGGCTGGACCCTCAGACAGGAGATCTCCCTGGCCAGCAAGTTCAGAGGGAAATACCTCTCCATCATGCCTTTGG GGTCCATCCAGTGCTTATTTGAGAAGAGTAACAACCATTACTCTTGGAAGAAGGTTACCACTACAGTGCATAACATCATCGTGGGGAAACTGTGGATTGACCAG TCCGGAGAGATAGACGTGGTGAACCACCAGACAGGAGATCGCTGCCACCTCAAGTTCGCCCCCTACAGCTACTTCTCCAGAGATGTGGCCAGAAAG GTCACGGGTGTGGTGACAGACAAGGACGGTAAGGCCCACTTCGTTCTGTCCGGGACGTGGGACGAGAAGATGGAGTTCTCCAGAGTGATGCAGAGCAGCAAAGGAGAGAACGGCACGGAGGGCAAACAGAGGACCGTGTACCAGACGCTGAAGTCCAAAGAGATCTGGAAGAAGAACCCTCTGCC ggagggaGCGGACACCATGTACTACTTCTCCTGCCTGGCGCTGACCCTGAACGAGCTGGAGGAGGGCGTGGCGCCCACCGACAGCCGGCAGCGGCCCGACCAGCGGCTGATGGAGGCGGGCCGCTGGGACGAGGCCAACGCCGAGAAGCAGCGGCTGGAGGAGAAGCAGCGCACGGTCCGCCGCGAGAGGGCGGCCGCCGTGGTCGCCGGCCCCcccgaggagggggagggtgagggggaggctgaggctgagg CCGAGACAGATGAAACTGGCACGGAAGCAAGTGAGAATTCAAACGAAA CAAACCCAGAGGATTCTCCGCCTAACACGCCTCTTGCATGCAAGTACCATCTCATGATTCCCCACTTTTGTCTTAAATGTTCCTTCTGTCAATGTCTCGTTTTTTTCTATATCAAATCACTCACGGTCCTTTTTGTGTCCATTTGTCCCAAACATGCCTTCCAAACTATTCTTTCTGACAGCTTATCAAGGACCACACCCATCCTATCTAT CCGAAGGCTTGGAAGATCCCTATGGTGCGCCCATCAAAT GTGCCCAGCACATCGATAA